Proteins encoded in a region of the Sugiyamaella lignohabitans strain CBS 10342 chromosome B, complete sequence genome:
- the ARO1 gene encoding pentafunctional protein ARO1p (Pentafunctional arom protein; catalyzes steps 2 through 6 in the biosynthesis of chorismate, which is a precursor to aromatic amino acids; GO_component: GO:0005737 - cytoplasm [Evidence IEA,IEA,IEA]; GO_component: GO:0005737 - cytoplasm [Evidence IDA] [PMID 14562095]; GO_function: GO:0003855 - 3-dehydroquinate dehydratase activity [Evidence IEA,IEA]; GO_function: GO:0003855 - 3-dehydroquinate dehydratase activity [Evidence IDA] [PMID 6355828]; GO_function: GO:0003856 - 3-dehydroquinate synthase activity [Evidence IEA,IEA]; GO_function: GO:0003856 - 3-dehydroquinate synthase activity [Evidence IDA] [PMID 6355828]; GO_function: GO:0003866 - 3-phosphoshikimate 1-carboxyvinyltransferase activity [Evidence IEA,IEA]; GO_function: GO:0003866 - 3-phosphoshikimate 1-carboxyvinyltransferase activity [Evidence IDA] [PMID 6355828]; GO_function: GO:0005524 - ATP binding [Evidence IEA,IEA]; GO_function: GO:0003824 - catalytic activity [Evidence IEA,IEA]; GO_function: GO:0016301 - kinase activity [Evidence IEA]; GO_function: GO:0016829 - lyase activity [Evidence IEA]; GO_function: GO:0046872 - metal ion binding [Evidence IEA]; GO_function: GO:0000166 - nucleotide binding [Evidence IEA]; GO_function: GO:0016491 - oxidoreductase activity [Evidence IEA]; GO_function: GO:0004764 - shikimate 3-dehydrogenase (NADP+) activity [Evidence IEA,IEA]; GO_function: GO:0004764 - shikimate 3-dehydrogenase (NADP+) activity [Evidence IDA] [PMID 6355828]; GO_function: GO:0004765 - shikimate kinase activity [Evidence IEA,IEA]; GO_function: GO:0004765 - shikimate kinase activity [Evidence IDA] [PMID 6355828]; GO_function: GO:0016740 - transferase activity [Evidence IEA]; GO_function: GO:0016765 - transferase activity, transferring alkyl or aryl (other than methyl) groups [Evidence IEA]; GO_process: GO:0009073 - aromatic amino acid family biosynthetic process [Evidence IEA,IEA]; GO_process: GO:0008652 - cellular amino acid biosynthetic process [Evidence IEA]; GO_process: GO:0009423 - chorismate biosynthetic process [Evidence IEA]; GO_process: GO:0009423 - chorismate biosynthetic process [Evidence TAS] [PMID 1943992]; GO_process: GO:0008152 - metabolic process [Evidence IEA]; GO_process: GO:0055114 - oxidation-reduction process [Evidence IEA,IEA]; GO_process: GO:0016310 - phosphorylation [Evidence IEA]) gives MSEITKVRILGSDSIHIGYGIEDHIVKEVLEFIPSSTYVLISDTNIAKFDHVEKLESKLQAACKAKNPENPARLLKYLIAPGEASKNRVTKAEIEDWMLSQGCTRDTVILAIGGGVIGDMIGYVAATFMRGIRFVQIPTSLLSMVDSSIGGKTGIDTPMGKNLVGAFWQSKRIFIDIRFLETLPEREFINGMAEVIKVSL, from the coding sequence ATGTCGGAAATTACCAAAGTTCGGATTCTTGGATCTGATTCCATTCACATTGGATATGGTATTGAAGACCACATTGTCAAGGAGGTGCTGGAATTCATTCCTTCATCGACCTATGTCTTGATCTCGGACACTAATATTGCCAAATTCGACCATGTTGAAAAATTAGAAAGCAAACTTCAGGCCGCTTGTAAAGCGAAAAACCCTGAAAACCCTGCCCGTCTTTTAAAATATTTGATTGCTCCTGGTGAAGCTTCTAAGAACCGTGTGACCAAGGCTGAGATTGAGGATTGGATGCTTTCTCAAGGATGTACTCGTGATACTGTTATTCTAGccattggtggtggtgtcaTTGGTGATATGATTGGATATGTAGCTGCTACTTTTATGAGGGGTATTCGTTTTGTTCAGATCCCAACATCTCTTTTGTCGATGGTGGACTCTTCAATTGGTGGTAAGACTGGTATTGATACTCCTATGGGCAAGAACCTGGTCGGTGCGTTCTGGCAGAGCAAACGTATCTTTATCGATATTCGCTTCCTCGAGACTCTCCCAGAGAGGGAATTTATCAATGGTATGGCTGAAGTTATCAAGGTAAGTTTGTAG
- the ARO1 gene encoding pentafunctional protein ARO1p (Pentafunctional arom protein; catalyzes steps 2 through 6 in the biosynthesis of chorismate, which is a precursor to aromatic amino acids; GO_component: GO:0005737 - cytoplasm [Evidence IEA,IEA,IEA]; GO_component: GO:0005737 - cytoplasm [Evidence IDA] [PMID 14562095]; GO_function: GO:0003855 - 3-dehydroquinate dehydratase activity [Evidence IEA,IEA]; GO_function: GO:0003855 - 3-dehydroquinate dehydratase activity [Evidence IDA] [PMID 6355828]; GO_function: GO:0003856 - 3-dehydroquinate synthase activity [Evidence IEA,IEA]; GO_function: GO:0003856 - 3-dehydroquinate synthase activity [Evidence IDA] [PMID 6355828]; GO_function: GO:0003866 - 3-phosphoshikimate 1-carboxyvinyltransferase activity [Evidence IEA,IEA]; GO_function: GO:0003866 - 3-phosphoshikimate 1-carboxyvinyltransferase activity [Evidence IDA] [PMID 6355828]; GO_function: GO:0005524 - ATP binding [Evidence IEA,IEA]; GO_function: GO:0003824 - catalytic activity [Evidence IEA,IEA]; GO_function: GO:0016301 - kinase activity [Evidence IEA]; GO_function: GO:0016829 - lyase activity [Evidence IEA]; GO_function: GO:0046872 - metal ion binding [Evidence IEA]; GO_function: GO:0000166 - nucleotide binding [Evidence IEA]; GO_function: GO:0016491 - oxidoreductase activity [Evidence IEA]; GO_function: GO:0004764 - shikimate 3-dehydrogenase (NADP+) activity [Evidence IEA,IEA]; GO_function: GO:0004764 - shikimate 3-dehydrogenase (NADP+) activity [Evidence IDA] [PMID 6355828]; GO_function: GO:0004765 - shikimate kinase activity [Evidence IEA,IEA]; GO_function: GO:0004765 - shikimate kinase activity [Evidence IDA] [PMID 6355828]; GO_function: GO:0016740 - transferase activity [Evidence IEA]; GO_function: GO:0016765 - transferase activity, transferring alkyl or aryl (other than methyl) groups [Evidence IEA]; GO_process: GO:0009073 - aromatic amino acid family biosynthetic process [Evidence IEA,IEA]; GO_process: GO:0008652 - cellular amino acid biosynthetic process [Evidence IEA]; GO_process: GO:0009423 - chorismate biosynthetic process [Evidence IEA]; GO_process: GO:0009423 - chorismate biosynthetic process [Evidence TAS] [PMID 1943992]; GO_process: GO:0008152 - metabolic process [Evidence IEA]; GO_process: GO:0055114 - oxidation-reduction process [Evidence IEA,IEA]; GO_process: GO:0016310 - phosphorylation [Evidence IEA]), with protein MIHSIVTGSVRVKAEVVTADEREGGLRNLLNFGHSIGHAFEALYMPHILHGECVSIGMVYEAELSRYLGHLSAAAVARLTKCLTAYHLPTTPDDKLVRKRSKNIVCHVDDLLRIMNVDKKNDGKKKKIVLLSEIGKTYEKQATVVADDDIRVVLSNNISVGNFAGSSPAKVIVTPPGSKSISNRALVLAGLGVGKCRIKNLLHSDDTEHMLNAVRKLQAGTVEQEEGGDVIVVTGNGGNLVVPESELYLGNAGTASRFLTTIGALIGTPASNSEEYAILTGNARMKQRPIGPLVDALRANGSDIEYVEAEGSLPLRIKSGLGLKGGRIELAATISSQYVSSILMCAPYAKEPVTLALVGGKPISQLYIDMTIAMMASFGIKVEKSTTEEYTYHIPQGVYKNPEEYVIESDASSATYPLAFAAMTGTECTVPNIGSSSLQGDARFAVDVLKPMGCTVIQTSTSTTVRGPPVGTLKPLPHVDMEPMTDAFLTASVVAAIACNNGNGTTTQITGIANQRVKECNRIDAMIHELAKFGVTCRELPDGLEIDGKPIEKQHAPEEGVHTYDDHRVAMSFSLLAAVLNEDVLITDRRCVGKTWPGWWDTLSSSFKVKLQGVDDSSATASAAKLAPNGDKTIVVIGMRGAGKTSMSKWVAASLGLKFVDLDQYMEAKLQKTIPEVIHAEGWEGFRAHELAILKDFLAQHPRGYVAACGGGVVETPEARVVLKKHMSNGNIVLHVHRNIDSIVSYLNIDKERPAYVDDIQSVWKRREHWYFECSNRFYFASQFDSDAESLKVRKSLDAYLQIITGTRPVTIPKKRSYFLSLTYEDLNSVDNFDEILEGSTAVELRVDLLRENGQVGDIPSLEYVAEQIGILRKNTLLPIIFTVRSKSQGGKFPDNSEEDAEKLIRLGYKLGVEFVDLELTLSATVLKTLVQEKGFSKIIASHHNFAGDLKWNDATWEHYYEEALRIGDIVKFVGMAKTLEDNFLLETFRRAHTRKPLIAINMGAVGQLSRVVNPVLTPVTHSALPAKAAPGQLSVKEIYEILYRIGGIESQEFFIAGHPVEHSPSPALHNSSFKVLGLPHQYSRLDTADASEVAKKIADLGTKFGGASVTIPLKVDIISHLDELSIHAKTIGAVNTISRTDDGKLVGDNTDWIGIVNALKSSGVGVVHGKGHAALIVGAGGTSRAAIYAFHQLGFDTIYILNRTSSKGEELAAEFGKQYNVKVITDKASIKSEVGTAPLVAMSCIPADKPIDAGLLESLDVLLSMQLQDSPFEKTLLDAAYKPAVTPIMTLAKESHGWNVVEGREMLLYQGIEQFKIWTGLEAPFRVARSAIN; from the coding sequence ATGATCCACTCTATTGTGACTGGTTCCGTAAGAGTCAAGGCTGAGGTCGTCACTGCTGATGAAAGAGAGGGTGGTTTGAGAAACTTGCTCAACTTTGGTCACTCTATTGGTCATGCTTTTGAAGCTCTTTACATGCCTCATATCCTCCACGGAGAATGTGTGTCTATTGGTATGGTTTACGAGGCCGAGTTGTCGAGATATTTGGGCCATTTGagtgctgctgcagttGCTAGACTTACCAAGTGCTTGACTGCTTACCATCTTCCTACTACTCCTGATGATAAGCTTGTCCGTAAGAGATCTAAGAACATTGTTTGTCATGTTGATGATCTATTAAGAATCATGAATGTGGATAAGAAGAATGACggcaagaaaaaaaagattgtACTTCTTTCGGAAATTGGAAAGACTTATGAGAAACAGGctactgttgttgctgatgacgaTATCCGAGTTGTTCTTTCCAATAACATTTCTGTTGGGAATTTTGCTGGATCTTCGCCTGCTAAGGTTATTGTCACTCCTCCGGGGTCAAAGTCTATTTCTAACCGTGCTCTTGTTTTGGCTGGTCTCGGTGTTGGAAAATGTAGAATTAAGAACTTGTTACACTCTGATGATACTGAACACATGCTCAACGCAGTTCGTAAGCTACAAGCCGGTACAGTTGAACAGGAAGAAGGTGGTGATGTTATTGTCGTTACTGGTAACGGAGGTAACCTGGTGGTTCCAGAATCTGAGCTTTATCTCGGAAACGCTGGTACTGCCTCGAGATTCTTAACCACTATCGGTGCTTTAATTGGTACTCCTGCTTCAAACAGTGAAGAATATGCTATTTTGACCGGTAATGCCCGTATGAAGCAACGTCCTATTGGACCACTTGTCGATGCTTTGCGTGCCAATGGTAGTGACATTGAGTATGTCGAGGCCGAGGGatctcttcctcttcgCATCAAGAGTGGTCTTGGATTGAAGGGTGGTCGTATTGAGCTCGCAGCTACTATTTCTTCTCAGTATGTCTCTTCTATTCTCATGTGTGCTCCTTATGCCAAGGAACCAGTTACCCTGGCTTTGGTCGGTGGAAAGCCTATCTCCCAGCTTTATATTGATATGACTATTGCCATGATGGCCTCTTTTGGTATCAAGGTTGAGAAATCGACTACTGAAGAATACACCTACCACATTCCTCAAGGCGTTTACAAGAATCCTGAAGAGTATGTCATTGAGTCCGATGCTAGTTCGGCCACTTATCCATTGGCATTTGCTGCCATGACCGGAACTGAATGTACTGTTCCTAACATTGGCTCGTCTTCTTTGCAGGGTGATGCTAGATTTGCTGTCGATGTCTTGAAGCCAATGGGTTGTACTGTTATTCAAACCAGTACTTCCACCACTGTGCGTGGACCTCCTGTGGGTACCCTTAAACCATTGCCTCATGTTGATATGGAGCCTATGACTGATGCTTTCTTGACTGCTTCGGTTGTGGCTGCTATTGCTTGTAACAACGGCAATGGAACCACCACCCAGATCACTGGTATTGCTAATCAAAGAGTCAAGGAGTGTAACCGTATTGATGCCATGATTCACGAGCTGGCTAAGTTTGGTGTTACTTGTAGAGAATTGCCAGATGgtcttgaaattgatggCAAGCCTATTGAGAAACAGCATGCTCCGGAAGAGGGTGTCCACACCTACGACGACCACCGTGTGGCCATGAGTTTCAGTTTGCTAGCTGCTGTGTTGAACGAAGATGTCTTGATTACTGATCGTAGATGTGTTGGCAAGACCTGGCCTGGTTGGTGGGATActttgtcttcttcattcaAGGTTAAGCTACAGGGTGTTGATGATTCGTCGGCTACTGCTTCCGCTGCTAAGCTCGCTCCTAATGGAGACAAAACTATCGTGGTTATCGGAATGAGAGGTGCTGGAAAAACTTCCATGAGCAAATGGGTGGCAGCTTCTCTTGGGCTTAAATTTGTTGACCTCGACCAATATATGGAAGCTAAACTTCAGAAGACCATTCCTGAGGTTATCCATGCTGAGGGTTGGGAGGGTTTCCGTGCACATGAGCTGGCAATCTTAAAAGATTTCTTGGCTCAACATCCTAGAGGATATGTTGCTGCTTGTGGTGGAGGTGTTGTCGAGACTCCTGAAGCTCGAGTCGTGTTGAAGAAGCACATGAGCAACGGAAACATCGTACTTCATGTTCACCGTAACATCGACTCAATTGTATCATACCTGAATATTGACAAGGAACGCCCAGCTTATGTTGACGATATCCAGTCTGTTTGGAAGCGTCGTGAGCACTGGTACTTTGAGTGTTCTAACCGTTTCTACTTTGCGTCTCAGTTTGACAGCGATGCTGAGTCGTTAAAGGTTCGCAAGTCTCTTGATGCTTACTTGCAGATCATCACAGGAACGCGCCCAGTTACGATCCCCAAAAAGCGTTCATACTTCTTGTCCCTGACATACGAGGATTTGAATTCTGTCGATAACTTTGATGAAATTTTGGAGGGTTCTACAGCTGTCGAGTTACGTGTGGATCTTCTAAGGGAGAATGGTCAAGTTGGCGATATCCCCAGTCTCGAATATGTTGCTGAGCAAATTGGTATTCTGCGAAAGAACACGCTGCTACCAATTATATTCACAGTTCGTTCTAAATCTCAAGGCGGAAAATTCCCAGACAACTCCGAGGAAGATGCTGAGAAGCTTATCAGACTTGGATACAAATTAGGAGTTgaatttgttgatttggaaTTAACATTATCAGCTACAGTTCTAAAAACATTAGTTCAAGAAAAGGGATTCTCCAAGATTATTGCTTCGCATCATAATTTTGCAGGTGATTTGAAATGGAACGATGCCACTTGGGAGCACTACTACGAAGAGGCTCTTCGTATTGGTGATATTGTCAAGTTCGTTGGCATGGCCAAGACACTAGAAGATAATTTCCTTTTGGAAACTTTCCGTCGTGCTCATACTAGAAAGCCATTGATTGCTATCAACATGGGAGCTGTCGGCCAGCTGAGTAGAGTTGTCAACCCAGTATTGACTCCAGTTACCCACTCTGCTTTGCCAGCCAAGGCAGCTCCAGGTCAATTGAGTGTCAAGGAAATCTATGAAATTCTTTATAGAATTGGTGGAATCGAGAGCCAGGAATTTTTTATTGCTGGTCATCCAGTTGAACACTCGCCTTCTCCTGCTCTTCATAACAGCAGTTTCAAGGTACTTGGATTACCACACCAGTATTCAAGACTCGACACAGCTGATGCCAGTGAAGTAGCCAAGAAAATCGCTGACTTGGGTACCAAGTTTGGCGGTGCCAGTGTCACCATCCCTTTGAAGGTTGACATTATTTCCCACCTGGACGAGCTTTCTATTCATGCCAAGACCATTGGCGCAGTGAATACTATTTCCCGAACTGACGACGGTAAGCTTGTAGGAGACAATACCGACTGGATTGGTATTGTCAACGCTCTCAAGTCGagtggtgttggtgttgtTCATGGTAAGGGCCATGCTGCTCTTATCGTTGGAGCAGGAGGTACTTCGAGAGCTGCTATCTATGCTTTCCACCAACTGGGTTTCGATACTATCTACATTCTCAATCGTACGTCGAGCAAGGGTGAGGAACTCGCTGCTGAGTTTGGCAAGCAGTACAATGTCAAGGTTATTACAGACAAGGCCAGTATCAAGTCAGAGGTTGGAACTGCACCTTTAGTCGCTATGAGCTGTATTCCTGCTGACAAGCCAATCGATGCTGGTCTTCTGGAAAGTCTTGATGTGCTCCTCAGCATGCAATTGCAAGACAGTCCTTTTGAGAAGACTCTGCTTGATGCCGCTTATAAGCCAGCAGTTACTCCCATTATGACTCTTGCTAAGGAATCACATGGTTGGAACGTTGTCGAGGGCCGTGAAATGCTGTTGTACCAGGGAATTGAACAGTTTAAGATTTGGACTGGTCTTGAAGCTCCATTCCGCGTTGCCCGCTCGGCTATCAACTAA
- the MAK11 gene encoding Mak11p (Protein involved in an early step of 60S ribosomal subunit biogenesis; essential for cell growth and replication of killer M1 dsRNA virus; contains four beta-transducin repeats; GO_component: GO:0016020 - membrane [Evidence IEA]; GO_component: GO:0016020 - membrane [Evidence IDA] [PMID 2826479]; GO_component: GO:0031965 - nuclear membrane [Evidence IEA]; GO_component: GO:0005730 - nucleolus [Evidence IEA]; GO_component: GO:0005634 - nucleus [Evidence IEA]; GO_function: GO:0003674 - molecular_function [Evidence ND]; GO_process: GO:0000466 - maturation of 5.8S rRNA from tricistronic rRNA transcript (SSU-rRNA, 5.8S rRNA, LSU-rRNA) [Evidence IMP] [PMID 17308036]; GO_process: GO:0000463 - maturation of LSU-rRNA from tricistronic rRNA transcript (SSU-rRNA, 5.8S rRNA, LSU-rRNA) [Evidence IMP] [PMID 17308036]; GO_process: GO:0000027 - ribosomal large subunit assembly [Evidence IGI,IMP,IPI] [PMID 17308036]; GO_process: GO:0042273 - ribosomal large subunit biogenesis [Evidence IMP] [PMID 7739558]; GO_process: GO:0042254 - ribosome biogenesis [Evidence IEA]), protein MVTPKKSILKKTKHSKTSQTQEASPKVKEVKEVTVKTLVSNETDADENPAEVSLNSTTTSITTTTKGTIAPTFRIVTGSYEHNLLCVSLSLFKDLEVFNPIFHFTAHTQSIRCLAQSKRYLVSGSNDEHIRIYDLQKRKELGTLLHHSGSVTVLEFFESKWLFSAAGDGNICIWRCKDWEVLGELKGHKGAVNDISIHPSGKIGLSVGEDKTLRLWNLMTARKASIVKLGGVGLKVRWTSEGDQYIIGYDRKIEIYTSSAEKLAEKSLTSGLQHMDIFKSKEGEEYLVTSHNNGKIIFTLISSLISESSDKDEKNTFELVGHGVRVKHFSFYYNQQNETPYMASVSSDGKLVIWDLSVRDQVAVYSTADRLNCCIIVPEDIEKADSMKKRLRADENGDAISDTDFSEVESDGEEVVKLSKKQKKKNKNKKAKVSVEFEKTD, encoded by the coding sequence ATGGTCACTCCAAAGAAATccattttgaaaaagaccAAGCATTCGAAGACTTCTCAGACCCAGGAAGCTTCGCCAAAGGTTAAAGAGGTGAAAGAGGTGACCGTTAAGACTCTCGTTTCTAATGAAACAGACGCTGACGAGAACCCTGCAGAGGTTTCACTAAACTCAACGACGACCTCCATTACTACCACAACGAAGGGCACAATTGCGCCTACATTTCGTATAGTAACTGGATCTTATGAACACAACCTGTTATGTGTGTCACTAAGTCTTTTCAAGGATTTAGAAGTCTTTAATCCCATTTTCCACTTTACTGCGCATACTCAATCTATTAGATGCTTGGCTCAATCCAAGCGATATCTAGTGAGTGGATCTAATGACGAGCATATCCGTATTTATGACCTTCAAAAGCGTAAAGAACTTGGGACCCTTTTACATCATAGTGGTAGTGTCACAgttttggaattttttgaaTCCAAATGGCTGTTTAGTGCTGCTGGCGATGGTAACATTTGTATCTGGAGATGTAAAGATTGGGAAGTTCTGGGAGAACTCAAAGGTCACAAGGGAGCAGTTAATGACATATCTATCCATCCTTCTGGTAAAATTGGTCTTAGTGTTGGTGAAGACAAGACTTTAAGATTGTGGAATCTCATGACTGCTCGTAAGGCCAGTATCGTCAAGCTTGGCGGGGTAGGTTTAAAGGTTAGATGGACTAGTGAAGGAGATCAATATATTATTGGATATGATCGAAAGATCGAGATATACACAAGCTCTGCTGAAAAGCTGGCTGAAAAGTCATTAACTTCCGGTTTACAACATATGGATATCTTCAAATCTAAGGAAGGTGAAGAGTACCTGGTCACATCTCATAACAACGGCAAGATTATTTTCACCTTGATATCTAGCTTGATTAGTGAGAGCAGTGATAAGGACGaaaaaaatacttttgAACTTGTTGGTCACGGTGTCCGTGTCAAGCATTTCAGTTTTTATTACAACCAACAAAACGAAACTCCATATATGGCCTCGGTATCATCCGACGGCAAGCTCGTCATCTGGGATCTTAGCGTTCGTGATCAAGTCGCTGTGTATAGTACTGCTGACAGACTAAACTGTTGCATTATTGTCCCGGAGGATATTGAAAAAGCTGATAGTATGAAAAAGAGACTTCGCGCTGACGAGAATGGCGACGCAATTTCCGATACAGACTTTTCCGAGGTCGAGTCCGATGGTGAGGAAGTAGTCAAACTCTCtaagaagcaaaagaagaagaacaagaataaAAAGGCAAAGGTTTCAGTGGAATTTGAAAAGACAGATTAG